One genomic segment of Caldimonas brevitalea includes these proteins:
- a CDS encoding sensor histidine kinase, whose protein sequence is MTAVSLDTALPGDGAPRQWLDRIVETQEQERRHFARELHDTLGQHVTALQLDLDALLRSDACPPALRPSLARVQRDVRRLDDAIDQLSHRLRPLVLDDLGLHDALQTLVDDLAPSAGLALELHTAGLDGRRFAATSETTVFRVVQEALTNVIRHAQATRASVIVEFRGGVLRAIVEDNGRGFDPASVRQGSRARGRLGLLNMSERAALAGGRAEIESAPGCGCTVYLTLAAATVSADTTDRGGAR, encoded by the coding sequence ATGACGGCCGTCTCTCTCGACACTGCGCTCCCCGGGGACGGCGCCCCGCGGCAATGGCTCGACCGCATCGTCGAGACACAAGAACAAGAGCGCCGGCACTTTGCGCGCGAACTGCACGACACGCTGGGACAGCATGTCACCGCGCTGCAACTCGACCTGGATGCGCTGCTGCGCAGCGATGCCTGCCCGCCGGCTTTGCGTCCCAGCCTGGCGCGCGTACAGCGTGACGTGCGCCGCCTCGACGACGCGATCGACCAGCTCTCGCATCGATTGCGCCCCTTGGTGCTCGACGACCTCGGGCTGCACGACGCGCTGCAAACGCTGGTCGACGACCTGGCCCCGAGTGCCGGCCTGGCACTCGAACTGCACACCGCCGGGCTGGACGGGCGCCGCTTTGCCGCCACCAGCGAGACCACCGTGTTCCGCGTCGTGCAGGAAGCGCTGACCAATGTGATCAGACACGCGCAAGCGACGCGAGCCAGTGTCATCGTCGAGTTCCGCGGCGGCGTGTTGCGGGCGATCGTCGAAGACAACGGGCGCGGCTTCGACCCGGCCAGCGTGCGGCAAGGCTCACGCGCTCGCGGGCGCCTCGGGCTGCTGAACATGTCCGAACGCGCGGCACTGGCCGGCGGACGGGCCGAGATCGAGTCGGCGCCCGGGTGCGGCTGCACTGTCTACCTCACACTCGCGGCGGCCACCGTCAGCGCCGACACCACCGACCGCGGTGGCGCCCGGTGA
- a CDS encoding response regulator, translating to MSPLRILLADDHAILREGLALLINAEPDMAVVAEAGYGREAVQLAQRHQPDVVVLDVSMPDLSGADAAQQVRQSCPAVRVLALTRHGDQGYLRRLLRAGATGYVVKKSPAGALLGAIRTVAGGGTYIDPAVAGALVAHALGRGGTGAGPTGRTKPDLTEREEQVLRMIAWGQSNKEIAERLGISVKTVEFYKAAAVEKLQLRGRTDIIRYALAHRWLSDDLGPE from the coding sequence GTGAGCCCGCTGCGCATCCTGCTGGCCGATGACCACGCGATCTTGCGCGAGGGCTTGGCGCTGCTCATCAATGCCGAGCCCGACATGGCGGTCGTGGCCGAGGCCGGCTATGGCCGCGAAGCGGTGCAACTGGCGCAACGCCACCAGCCCGACGTGGTGGTGCTCGACGTCTCGATGCCCGACCTGAGCGGAGCCGACGCTGCCCAGCAGGTGCGGCAGTCCTGCCCGGCCGTGCGGGTGCTGGCGCTGACGCGGCACGGTGACCAGGGCTATCTGCGGCGGTTGCTGCGGGCGGGTGCGACCGGCTACGTCGTCAAGAAGTCGCCGGCGGGCGCGCTGCTCGGGGCGATCCGCACCGTGGCCGGCGGCGGTACCTACATCGACCCCGCGGTGGCCGGCGCCCTGGTGGCCCACGCACTCGGCCGCGGCGGCACCGGCGCCGGCCCAACGGGCCGCACCAAGCCCGATCTGACCGAACGCGAAGAGCAGGTGCTGCGCATGATCGCGTGGGGCCAGAGCAACAAGGAAATCGCGGAACGGCTCGGCATCAGCGTCAAGACGGTCGAGTTCTACAAGGCGGCCGCGGTCGAGAAGCTGCAGCTGCGAGGCCGCACCGACATCATCCGCTACGCGCTCGCGCATCGCTGGCTGTCGGACGACCTGGGCCCCGAATAA
- a CDS encoding RICIN domain-containing protein — MNIFRIWWAVGSVATGLLSSGASAGQVLQGYAPVAATHSAKCLRILDDATSEDSRVVQSPCEGSPQDQWTLEHFEDGFYRVVLRATGQCLSVYRESGARGAALVQSRCRNRGHQLWKLLPQNGGVRLRARHSGQCADVLRGTRWDETPLIQWPCGSQPNQVFMFDGGVLAPDARAALVGRHSGLCLTVQNSASQAGAGIVQSSCNGAAGAHQRWQLRPVDDGHHLVVEHSGLCLRVPDASTEAGAKLVQEPCDSGTAQRWRLQAQRGAYRLRAAHSDKCLAVDPAAAPEGAAVAQVECTDATHQQWTLAAPSRPSQWSPLVDFSIVPVAAAHLPDGKLLTWASYDRLNFGGDQGYTLTAVFDPATMTATERKVTETAHDMFCPGTARLADGRLLVNGGSSSARTSLYDPTNATWTAGATMNLGRGYHASTLLGNGSVLTVGGSWSGVRGGKDGELWTAEGGWRPLPGVKAEPMLGPDPGGIYRSDNHFWLFTMAGGRVLQVGPSAEMHWIDVSGDGQVTPAGPRGDDAYSINGTAAAFDTGHILKAGGAPAYENAAATASAQVVAYDGNSLSVRRVAPMAYARGMHNSVVLPNGEVLLIGGLAAPRVFTDDASVLVPELWNPVSEVFTRLAPMGTPRNYHSVAILLQDGRVFVGGGGLCGPCAVNHRNAEILTPPYLLNADGTAVAARPAIVEAPAQVQYGQAIPVTTSGPTAGFALVRLSIVTHSINNDQRRMVLRPVGRDVRRDDGAQGYTLTLPADPGVAPPGDYWLFALDVRGVPSIGHLLRLAPAASGKRAAR, encoded by the coding sequence ATGAACATCTTCCGAATCTGGTGGGCGGTTGGCAGCGTGGCGACGGGGCTGCTGTCCAGCGGCGCCAGTGCCGGGCAGGTCCTCCAGGGGTACGCCCCGGTCGCGGCCACCCACAGTGCGAAATGCCTGCGCATCCTCGACGACGCCACCTCGGAAGACAGCCGCGTGGTGCAGTCGCCGTGCGAGGGCAGCCCACAGGATCAGTGGACCCTCGAGCACTTCGAGGACGGGTTCTACCGGGTGGTGCTGCGGGCCACCGGGCAATGTCTCAGCGTCTACCGGGAAAGCGGTGCGCGCGGCGCGGCGCTGGTGCAATCGCGCTGCCGGAACCGCGGGCACCAGTTGTGGAAGCTGTTGCCGCAGAACGGCGGCGTCCGGCTGCGGGCCCGACACAGCGGGCAGTGCGCTGACGTGCTGCGCGGGACACGTTGGGACGAGACACCGCTGATCCAATGGCCCTGTGGCAGCCAGCCCAACCAGGTGTTCATGTTCGATGGCGGCGTCCTGGCGCCCGACGCCCGGGCCGCCCTGGTGGGACGCCACAGCGGCCTGTGCCTGACGGTGCAGAACAGCGCCAGCCAGGCAGGCGCCGGGATCGTGCAGTCGTCCTGCAACGGCGCCGCTGGCGCACACCAGCGCTGGCAGTTGCGGCCCGTGGACGACGGCCATCATCTGGTGGTCGAGCACAGCGGCTTGTGCCTGCGGGTGCCCGACGCCTCGACCGAGGCCGGCGCCAAGCTCGTGCAGGAGCCCTGCGACAGCGGCACGGCCCAGCGTTGGCGCCTACAGGCCCAGCGAGGGGCCTATCGACTGCGCGCGGCGCACAGTGACAAATGCCTGGCGGTGGACCCGGCGGCCGCGCCCGAAGGGGCGGCTGTGGCGCAGGTCGAATGCACCGACGCGACCCACCAGCAATGGACCCTGGCCGCGCCCAGCCGGCCTTCGCAGTGGAGCCCACTGGTCGACTTCTCGATCGTGCCGGTGGCCGCCGCCCATCTGCCCGACGGCAAGCTGCTCACCTGGGCGTCCTACGACCGCCTCAACTTCGGCGGTGACCAGGGCTACACGCTGACCGCCGTGTTCGACCCGGCGACGATGACGGCCACCGAACGCAAGGTCACCGAGACCGCACACGACATGTTCTGCCCCGGCACCGCACGTCTTGCCGACGGGCGACTGCTGGTGAACGGCGGCAGCAGCAGCGCACGCACCAGCCTCTACGACCCCACCAACGCCACCTGGACGGCGGGCGCGACGATGAACCTCGGGCGCGGGTATCACGCGAGCACCTTGCTGGGCAACGGCAGCGTGTTGACGGTGGGCGGGTCGTGGAGCGGTGTGCGCGGCGGCAAGGACGGGGAGTTGTGGACCGCCGAGGGCGGCTGGCGCCCCCTGCCCGGCGTCAAGGCCGAGCCGATGCTGGGCCCCGACCCCGGCGGCATCTACCGCAGCGACAACCATTTCTGGTTGTTCACGATGGCCGGCGGCCGGGTGCTACAGGTGGGGCCGAGCGCCGAGATGCACTGGATCGACGTGTCCGGGGACGGCCAGGTGACCCCGGCCGGCCCACGCGGCGACGACGCCTACAGCATCAACGGCACGGCCGCGGCGTTCGACACCGGACATATCTTGAAGGCCGGCGGCGCCCCGGCGTACGAGAACGCCGCCGCCACCGCCTCCGCGCAGGTGGTCGCCTACGACGGCAACAGCCTGTCGGTGCGGCGTGTGGCGCCGATGGCCTACGCGCGCGGCATGCACAACAGCGTCGTGCTGCCCAACGGCGAAGTGCTGCTGATCGGTGGCCTGGCGGCGCCCCGGGTGTTCACCGACGATGCGTCGGTGCTGGTGCCCGAACTGTGGAACCCGGTGAGCGAAGTCTTCACCCGGCTGGCGCCGATGGGCACGCCGCGCAACTACCACAGCGTCGCGATCCTGCTGCAAGACGGGCGTGTGTTCGTGGGCGGCGGCGGGCTGTGCGGTCCGTGCGCCGTCAACCACCGCAACGCGGAAATCCTCACCCCGCCTTATCTGCTCAATGCCGACGGCACCGCCGTTGCGGCCCGCCCCGCCATCGTCGAAGCGCCGGCGCAAGTCCAATACGGCCAGGCTATCCCCGTCACCACCAGCGGCCCGACCGCCGGCTTCGCGCTCGTCCGCCTGTCGATCGTCACCCACTCGATCAACAACGACCAGCGGCGCATGGTGTTGCGTCCCGTCGGCCGCGACGTGCGCCGTGACGATGGCGCCCAGGGCTACACCTTGACGCTGCCCGCCGACCCGGGCGTGGCACCGCCCGGCGACTACTGGTTGTTCGCACTCGATGTGCGGGGCGTTCCGAGCATCGGGCATTTGCTGCGCCTCGCGCCTGCGGCGTCGGGCAAGCGAGCGGCGCGGTGA
- the lipB gene encoding lipoyl(octanoyl) transferase LipB, which translates to MQTRILGLVDYPATYQAMRDFTEARTPDTPDELWLGEHPPVYTLGLAGQAAHVLDARDIPVVATNRGGQVTYHGPGQVVAYPLVDLRRLGIYVKEYVFRLEQAVLQTLERYGVTGHRVAGAPGIYVRLADPFGHASLTGPRPDPFAGLGKIAALGIKISRHCTYHGVALNVAMDLTPFGGINPCGYAGLQTVDLATLGVSTDWGTAAAHLGERLAAHFSP; encoded by the coding sequence ATGCAAACACGTATCCTCGGCCTTGTCGACTACCCGGCCACCTACCAGGCGATGCGCGACTTCACCGAGGCGCGCACGCCGGACACGCCCGACGAACTGTGGCTGGGTGAACACCCGCCCGTCTACACGCTGGGCCTGGCCGGCCAGGCCGCTCACGTGCTCGATGCGCGGGACATCCCGGTGGTGGCCACCAACCGGGGCGGGCAGGTGACGTACCACGGCCCGGGTCAAGTGGTCGCTTACCCACTGGTCGACCTGCGACGACTCGGTATTTACGTGAAGGAATACGTCTTCCGGCTGGAACAGGCGGTGCTGCAGACCCTGGAGCGCTACGGCGTCACCGGCCACCGGGTGGCGGGCGCGCCGGGCATTTATGTGCGGCTGGCCGACCCCTTCGGCCACGCCAGCCTCACCGGCCCGCGCCCCGACCCCTTCGCCGGGCTCGGCAAAATTGCCGCGCTCGGCATCAAGATCAGCCGCCATTGCACCTACCACGGCGTGGCGCTGAATGTGGCGATGGATCTGACGCCCTTTGGCGGCATCAACCCTTGCGGCTACGCCGGGCTGCAAACGGTGGACTTGGCTACACTTGGCGTCTCGACCGACTGGGGCACCGCGGCAGCACACCTGGGTGAGCGGCTCGCGGCACACTTCAGCCCCTGA
- a CDS encoding alpha/beta hydrolase has product MNSQTLRERIEGPAGTLECAVDAPVGPEQGLVVIAHPHPLHGGTMDNKVVQTLARAFVASGWRAVRFNFRGIGASQGVWDAGRGEIDDMLTAVARHQRDGEALALAGFSFGAYVASQAAARIGHERVRRLVLVGPATGNFEVAAVPEHTLVIHGEQDDVVPLSATLDWARPQHLPVVVIPGVGHFFHGQLPLLKNLVTRALA; this is encoded by the coding sequence ATGAATTCGCAGACACTGCGCGAGCGCATCGAAGGCCCGGCCGGCACGCTCGAATGTGCTGTCGACGCCCCGGTGGGCCCTGAACAAGGGCTGGTGGTCATCGCCCACCCCCATCCGCTGCATGGCGGCACGATGGACAACAAGGTCGTGCAAACGCTGGCGCGCGCCTTCGTCGCGAGCGGCTGGCGAGCGGTGCGATTCAACTTCCGTGGCATCGGCGCATCGCAAGGTGTTTGGGATGCCGGGCGCGGCGAGATCGACGACATGCTGACCGCGGTCGCCCGGCACCAGCGCGACGGCGAGGCCCTGGCGCTGGCCGGCTTCTCGTTCGGCGCCTATGTCGCGTCGCAAGCTGCTGCGCGCATCGGCCACGAGCGGGTGCGCCGGCTGGTGCTGGTCGGCCCGGCCACCGGCAACTTCGAGGTGGCGGCCGTGCCCGAGCACACGCTGGTGATCCACGGCGAGCAGGACGACGTCGTGCCGCTGTCCGCCACGCTGGACTGGGCCCGCCCGCAGCACCTGCCCGTCGTGGTGATCCCCGGCGTAGGCCATTTTTTCCATGGACAACTGCCTTTGCTGAAGAATCTGGTGACACGCGCCCTCGCCTGA
- the lipA gene encoding lipoyl synthase, with protein MSTPNVVHEAQDAASYDATAKQKAQAKTARIPIKVVAAEQLKKPDWIRVKAGSPSTRFYEIKQILREHKLHTVCEEASCPNIGECFGKGTATFMIMGDKCTRRCPFCDVGHGRPDPLDADEPLNLAKTIAALKLKYVVITSVDRDDLRDGGAAHFVECIRKTRELSPETRIEILTPDFRGRMDRALDILKAAPPDVMNHNLETVPRLYKEARPGSDYQFSLTLLKRFKEFAPDVPTKSGIMVGLGETDDEILQVMRDMREHDIDMLTIGQYLAPSGHHLPVRRYVHPDTFKMFEARAYEMGFSHAAVGALVRSSYHADQQAHQAGVAIG; from the coding sequence ATGTCCACCCCCAACGTCGTCCACGAGGCCCAAGACGCGGCCTCTTATGACGCGACCGCCAAGCAAAAAGCCCAAGCCAAGACCGCGCGCATCCCGATCAAGGTGGTGGCCGCGGAGCAACTGAAGAAGCCCGACTGGATCCGCGTCAAGGCGGGCTCGCCGAGCACCCGCTTCTACGAGATCAAGCAGATCCTGCGCGAGCACAAGCTGCACACGGTGTGCGAAGAGGCGTCCTGCCCCAACATCGGCGAATGCTTCGGCAAGGGCACGGCCACCTTCATGATCATGGGCGACAAGTGCACCCGGCGCTGTCCGTTCTGTGACGTCGGTCACGGTCGGCCCGATCCGCTCGACGCCGACGAGCCGCTCAACCTGGCCAAGACCATCGCCGCGCTGAAGCTCAAGTACGTCGTGATCACCAGCGTCGACCGCGACGACCTGCGCGACGGCGGTGCGGCGCACTTCGTCGAGTGCATCCGCAAGACGCGCGAACTGTCGCCCGAGACCCGCATCGAGATCCTCACGCCGGACTTCCGCGGTCGCATGGACCGGGCGCTGGACATCCTGAAGGCTGCCCCGCCGGACGTGATGAACCACAACCTCGAAACCGTGCCGCGCCTCTACAAGGAAGCGCGGCCCGGCTCCGACTACCAGTTCTCGTTGACGCTGCTGAAGCGCTTCAAAGAGTTTGCGCCCGACGTCCCGACCAAGAGCGGCATCATGGTAGGCCTGGGCGAGACCGACGACGAGATCCTGCAGGTGATGCGCGACATGCGCGAGCACGACATCGACATGCTGACCATCGGCCAGTACCTGGCGCCGAGCGGCCACCACCTGCCCGTGCGGCGTTACGTGCACCCGGACACTTTCAAGATGTTCGAAGCGCGCGCCTACGAAATGGGCTTCTCGCATGCGGCCGTCGGCGCGCTGGTGCGCTCGAGCTACCACGCCGACCAGCAGGCGCATCAGGCAGGGGTCGCGATCGGCTGA
- a CDS encoding DUF493 family protein produces MKPIPPEQSLIEYPSQFPIKVMGANVDGFAQAIAEVAQRFDPSFDASTIEMRPSKGANYLGLTITITATSRQQLDELYRALSSHPMVKVVL; encoded by the coding sequence ATGAAACCGATCCCTCCCGAGCAGTCGCTCATCGAATACCCCAGCCAGTTCCCGATCAAGGTGATGGGCGCCAACGTGGACGGCTTCGCCCAGGCGATCGCCGAGGTCGCGCAGCGCTTCGACCCGAGCTTCGACGCCTCGACCATCGAGATGCGGCCGAGCAAGGGCGCCAACTACCTGGGCCTGACCATCACGATCACCGCCACCAGCCGGCAGCAGCTCGACGAACTGTACCGGGCGCTGTCGTCGCACCCGATGGTCAAGGTGGTGCTCTGA
- a CDS encoding (2Fe-2S) ferredoxin domain-containing protein, translated as MSYYERHIFFCLNKRDNGEACCADHQAQQAFDHCKARVKAERLAGPGKVRVNKAGCLDRCAGGPVAVVYPEGTWYTFVNQDDIDEIVDSHLKQGQVVERLLLPPDVGR; from the coding sequence ATGAGCTATTACGAGCGCCACATCTTCTTCTGCCTCAACAAGCGCGACAACGGTGAAGCCTGCTGCGCCGACCACCAGGCCCAGCAGGCCTTCGACCACTGCAAGGCGCGCGTCAAGGCCGAGCGCCTGGCCGGGCCGGGCAAGGTCCGGGTCAACAAGGCGGGCTGCCTCGACCGCTGCGCCGGCGGGCCGGTGGCGGTGGTGTACCCGGAAGGCACCTGGTACACCTTCGTCAACCAGGACGACATCGACGAAATCGTCGACTCGCACCTCAAGCAGGGCCAGGTCGTCGAGCGCCTGTTGCTGCCTCCCGACGTGGGCCGCTGA
- a CDS encoding D-alanyl-D-alanine carboxypeptidase family protein: MKRVFAVCLAVAVSLSSAVVQAQPLQPPEVAAKSYLLLDMTSQQVLAARDPDTPSDPASLTKLMTAYVVFGAIRDKKITRDQLLPISTRAWDERKGGASVMFVEPRMQVSVDDLLKGMIVQSGNDASVALAEGVAGSVETFVQLMNREAQRMGLKRTTFKNVTGMTEPGHTSTARDLSIIAANIIKDFPDFYSLYSIREFKFNNITQPNRNLLLRRDPTVDGMKTGHTALAGYCLVASAQRDYPNGKRRLLSVVLNTTSMEARANESQKLLNWGYQAFDTLKVFEANKPVATPQVWKGAAAEVKLGSPRAVFVTVAKGDADKIKTQIERVDPLIAPLTKGQAVGKLKVTNGSTLIAEAPLVVLEPVEQSGFFGRAWDAIRLWIK; this comes from the coding sequence ATGAAACGAGTATTTGCTGTCTGCCTGGCTGTTGCCGTCAGCCTTTCGTCTGCCGTGGTGCAGGCCCAACCGCTGCAACCGCCCGAGGTGGCGGCCAAGTCGTATCTGCTGCTGGACATGACCAGCCAGCAGGTGCTGGCGGCTCGCGACCCGGACACGCCGTCCGACCCCGCGTCGCTGACCAAGCTGATGACCGCCTATGTGGTCTTCGGCGCCATCCGCGACAAGAAGATCACGCGCGATCAGCTGCTGCCGATCTCGACCCGCGCCTGGGACGAGCGCAAGGGCGGCGCCTCGGTGATGTTCGTCGAGCCGCGCATGCAGGTGTCGGTGGACGACCTGCTCAAGGGCATGATCGTGCAGTCGGGCAACGATGCGTCGGTCGCACTTGCAGAAGGGGTGGCCGGCAGCGTCGAAACCTTCGTGCAGTTGATGAACCGCGAGGCCCAGCGCATGGGCCTGAAGCGCACGACGTTCAAGAACGTCACCGGCATGACCGAGCCGGGCCACACCAGCACGGCGCGCGACCTCTCCATCATCGCCGCCAACATCATCAAGGACTTCCCGGACTTCTATTCGCTCTATTCGATCCGCGAGTTCAAGTTCAACAACATCACGCAGCCCAACCGCAATTTGCTGTTGCGGCGCGACCCCACCGTCGACGGCATGAAAACTGGCCACACCGCGCTGGCCGGCTACTGCCTGGTGGCGTCGGCGCAGCGCGACTATCCGAACGGCAAACGCCGGCTGCTGAGCGTGGTGCTCAACACCACCTCGATGGAGGCGCGCGCGAACGAGAGCCAGAAGCTGCTGAACTGGGGCTATCAGGCCTTCGACACGCTGAAGGTGTTCGAGGCCAACAAACCGGTGGCGACGCCGCAGGTGTGGAAAGGCGCAGCCGCCGAGGTCAAGCTGGGCAGCCCGAGGGCGGTGTTCGTCACGGTCGCCAAGGGCGATGCTGACAAGATCAAAACCCAGATCGAGCGGGTGGACCCGCTGATCGCGCCGCTGACCAAGGGCCAGGCGGTCGGCAAGCTGAAGGTCACCAACGGCAGCACGCTGATCGCCGAGGCGCCGCTGGTGGTGCTGGAGCCGGTCGAGCAGAGCGGGTTTTTCGGCCGTGCCTGGGATGCTATTCGGCTCTGGATCAAGTAA
- a CDS encoding VanZ family protein gives MSRHRSSLVPLALAYAALVVYASLYPFSEWQAPGVSPWAFWTLPWPRWWTGFDLVSNLLGYMPLGGLWCGALMRTGWHRILALLVAVLLGAGLSAGLEMLQNFLPSRVPSNVDFALNTLGTLAGALLAVLVAALGWLGRWQTLRDRWFVPQSGGGLALLLLWPVALLFPAPVPLALGHVGERLHEALQDLLRDTPYEAWALDLPAPGRQPLTPELELATIAMGLLAPCLLAYTITPPTWRRSLLVLGAALLGAAATTLSTALGFGPDHAFAWVAVASEVGWLVGVAVALVLAFLPPRVAAALGLGLIATSMALVNLAPADPYFASSLQGWEQGRFIRFHGLAQWIGWLWPYVTLAYFAARLFSRGPQAPTQRQKRLPQRRKDKVRRPRIGA, from the coding sequence ATGAGCCGCCATCGCAGCTCGCTGGTGCCACTGGCGTTGGCCTACGCCGCGCTGGTCGTCTACGCCAGCCTCTACCCGTTTTCCGAGTGGCAGGCGCCCGGCGTGAGCCCGTGGGCGTTCTGGACGCTACCGTGGCCGCGCTGGTGGACCGGCTTCGACCTGGTGTCCAACCTGCTCGGCTACATGCCGCTCGGCGGGCTGTGGTGCGGCGCCTTGATGCGCACCGGGTGGCACCGCATCCTTGCGCTGCTGGTCGCCGTGCTGCTGGGTGCCGGGCTGTCGGCCGGGCTCGAGATGCTGCAGAACTTCCTGCCGTCGCGGGTGCCGTCCAACGTCGACTTCGCGCTCAACACGCTCGGCACCCTGGCGGGCGCCCTGCTCGCGGTGCTGGTCGCCGCCCTCGGCTGGCTCGGACGCTGGCAGACCTTGCGCGACCGCTGGTTCGTGCCGCAGAGCGGCGGCGGCCTGGCGCTGCTGCTGCTGTGGCCGGTGGCCCTGCTATTTCCGGCACCGGTACCCCTGGCGCTGGGCCATGTCGGGGAGCGTCTGCACGAAGCCTTGCAGGACCTGCTGCGCGACACGCCCTACGAGGCCTGGGCCCTCGACCTGCCCGCGCCGGGCCGTCAGCCGCTCACGCCGGAGCTGGAACTCGCCACCATCGCGATGGGCCTGCTCGCCCCCTGCTTGCTCGCCTACACCATCACACCCCCCACCTGGCGGCGCAGCCTGCTGGTGCTCGGTGCCGCCTTGCTCGGTGCGGCGGCCACGACGCTGTCGACAGCGCTCGGCTTCGGCCCGGACCACGCGTTCGCGTGGGTCGCGGTGGCGTCGGAGGTGGGTTGGCTGGTCGGGGTCGCGGTGGCGCTGGTGCTGGCCTTCTTGCCCCCGCGCGTCGCCGCGGCGCTGGGGCTGGGGTTGATCGCCACCTCGATGGCGCTGGTCAACTTGGCACCCGCCGATCCCTACTTCGCCTCCAGCCTGCAGGGCTGGGAGCAGGGGCGCTTCATCCGTTTCCACGGGCTGGCCCAATGGATCGGCTGGCTCTGGCCCTATGTGACGCTGGCGTACTTCGCCGCACGTCTGTTCAGCCGCGGCCCCCAGGCCCCCACACAGCGCCAAAAGCGCCTGCCCCAGCGCCGCAAGGACAAGGTGCGGCGGCCTAGAATCGGCGCATGA
- a CDS encoding tetratricopeptide repeat protein codes for MRVMRNLIRLTAGLVLLACSATAAAGVNAPPAGTAGGNAAGQQASSERRDIEAALAVYQAGRLPEAEQMFRALARKGNAVGRYNLAMMHVLDEAARPDKHEAVALLKQSAAQGFIRSEYALGQVYELGVAGPPDQAHAVVWYQRAAQHGHVDAQVSLGTAYYLGRGIARDLGQAAQWYRQAAQAGDVGAQYLIASMYETGLGVEQDLRIARYWYDAAARNGDEAAPHKVKELDNRLRDRSL; via the coding sequence ATGCGAGTGATGCGCAACCTGATCCGTCTGACGGCCGGCTTGGTGCTGTTGGCCTGCAGTGCGACGGCAGCCGCGGGCGTGAACGCGCCGCCGGCCGGCACGGCCGGGGGGAATGCCGCCGGTCAGCAGGCCTCGAGCGAGCGGCGCGATATCGAGGCGGCGCTGGCGGTGTACCAGGCCGGGCGCCTGCCCGAGGCCGAGCAGATGTTCCGGGCGCTGGCCCGCAAAGGCAATGCCGTGGGGCGCTACAACCTCGCGATGATGCATGTGCTCGACGAAGCCGCCCGCCCGGACAAGCACGAGGCGGTGGCCCTGCTGAAACAGTCGGCGGCGCAAGGATTCATCCGCTCGGAGTACGCGCTCGGGCAGGTCTACGAGCTGGGCGTGGCGGGGCCGCCCGACCAGGCGCATGCGGTGGTGTGGTACCAGCGCGCCGCGCAGCATGGGCATGTCGATGCGCAGGTGTCGCTGGGCACCGCCTACTACCTCGGGCGCGGCATCGCGCGCGACCTGGGCCAGGCCGCGCAGTGGTACCGGCAAGCCGCCCAGGCGGGCGACGTCGGCGCGCAATACCTGATCGCCTCCATGTACGAAACCGGCCTCGGCGTCGAGCAAGACCTGAGGATCGCGCGCTACTGGTACGACGCGGCCGCGCGCAACGGCGACGAGGCCGCACCGCACAAGGTGAAGGAACTGGACAACCGCCTGCGCGACAGGTCGCTGTGA
- a CDS encoding D-amino acid aminotransferase — translation MQALPDSLCYLNGEYARLCDAKISVLDRGFIFGDGVYEVIPVYGKRLFRFQQHLSRLERSLSKVRIRNPHTETEWLERIRRLVEEHAERADAPDQLVYLQVTRGVALRDHVMPEGVEPTVFMMVSTLKPVSAEQRRQGVACVSARDFRWQRGDIKSTSLLGNVLARQIAADAGVAETILFRDGCLTEASASNVWIVHEGAVLGAPKSEHVLEGIRYSLIAELCEELGIGFNLRPIAETEVNAADEILLSSAAKEVLPVTRLDGEPVGHGAGKGKPGPIYARLYEAYQRAKAEQSI, via the coding sequence ATGCAAGCCCTGCCCGACAGCCTGTGCTACCTCAACGGGGAATACGCCCGCCTGTGCGACGCGAAAATCTCGGTGCTCGATCGCGGTTTCATCTTCGGTGACGGCGTCTACGAGGTGATACCGGTCTACGGCAAGCGGCTGTTCCGCTTCCAGCAGCACCTGTCGCGGCTGGAGCGGTCCTTGTCGAAGGTGCGCATCCGCAATCCGCACACCGAGACCGAGTGGCTGGAGCGCATCCGGCGCCTGGTGGAGGAGCATGCCGAGCGGGCCGACGCACCCGACCAGCTGGTGTATTTGCAGGTCACGCGGGGTGTCGCGCTGCGCGACCATGTGATGCCCGAAGGTGTGGAACCGACGGTGTTCATGATGGTCAGCACCCTGAAGCCGGTCAGCGCTGAGCAGCGCCGCCAGGGGGTGGCCTGCGTCAGTGCCCGCGACTTCCGGTGGCAGCGGGGCGATATCAAGTCGACCTCATTGCTGGGCAACGTGTTGGCGCGCCAGATCGCCGCCGACGCCGGTGTCGCCGAGACGATATTGTTCCGCGACGGCTGCCTCACCGAGGCTTCCGCCAGCAACGTCTGGATCGTGCACGAAGGGGCGGTGCTCGGGGCCCCGAAGAGCGAGCATGTGCTGGAAGGCATACGCTACAGCCTCATCGCCGAACTGTGTGAAGAGCTGGGCATCGGCTTCAACCTGCGCCCGATCGCCGAGACCGAAGTGAACGCCGCCGACGAGATCCTGCTGTCGTCCGCCGCCAAAGAGGTGCTGCCCGTCACCCGCCTCGACGGCGAGCCCGTGGGCCATGGGGCTGGAAAAGGCAAACCCGGCCCCATCTATGCCCGCTTGTACGAGGCCTACCAGCGGGCCAAAGCGGAACAGTCGATATGA